One genomic window of Gossypium hirsutum isolate 1008001.06 chromosome D11, Gossypium_hirsutum_v2.1, whole genome shotgun sequence includes the following:
- the LOC107913393 gene encoding uncharacterized protein produces the protein METNLPNQHPCATRTGNREVEQRLEKLERMQIQEQLTEFQLEMRDQMLELQRTMVSQFNQLLAGEKRKDPMDHSRVDNEVRTEYPDTIEAPRKKENRGNNANRYNKGHSKPITVGRSKTETTRHRSPLKQESEMKSCTEKLQFTPILTSYKELYQRLFDARIVSPFYLKPLQPPYPKWYDTNVQCDYHAGITGHSIENCTAFKKLVERFINMGIVKFEDSLSTENPLLNHTDNERSAMNEEMLGKIHISAEYEEATGEEILLDVRPYKLGSVLKKPL, from the coding sequence ATGGAAACCAACCTACCAAACCAGCACCCTTGCGCTACCCGAACAGGAAATAGAGAAGTGGAACAAAGGTTGGAAAAATTAGAGCGAATGCAGATACAGGAGCAATTGACCGAATTTCAACTGGAGATgagagatcagatgctagaattacagAGAACCATGGTGAGCCAGTTCAACCAATTGTTAGCTGGAGAAAAAAGGAAGGACCCGATGGACCACTCTAGGGTTGATAATGAGGTGAGGACAGAGTACCCAGATACTATAGAGGCCCCAAGGAAGAAGGAGAATAGGGGGAATAATGCGAACagatataacaagggccactcaaaaccaatcactgtggGCCGGTCAAAGACAGAAACCACCAGACATCGGAGTCCTTTAAAGCAAGAATCTGAGATGAAATCATGTAccgagaagctccagttcacaccaattctgACGTCATATAAAGAACTGTATCAGAGATTATTTGACGCGCGTATTGTCTCCCCTTTCTACTTGAAGCCTTTacaacctccgtaccccaaatggtacgacaCAAATGTGCAATGtgactatcatgcgggaattacggggcattctatagaaaattgcACTGCCTTTAAAAAGCTGGTCGAAAGGTTTATCAATATGGGCATCGTCAAATTTGAAGATTCACTCAGTACAGAAAACCCGCTACTCAATCATACGGATAATGAAAGGAGTGCGATGAATGAAGAGATGTTGGGAAAAATTCACATCAGTGCTGAATACGAAGAAGCAACTGGAGAAGAGATCTTATTAGATGTTCgcccttataaacttgggagtgttctaaagaaacccctgtag